The stretch of DNA GGCTTGCCCGGTGACCCTGCGACGCAGGGCGATCAAGGTTCCTAGGACGCAACTCATGACGGCGAATTGAATGTCTGCTGCCCCTTGTGAAATACAGAAACGCTTCAACAgtgagatggtaaaaaaaaatcaaatgcttcAACAATTCAATGAGATATAATTCTGATCAAAGAAGATCCTCAAGTATTCTTAGGcgataaatcatttaaaaaagctAAGGCGATTTGCTGTTCATCCCCCTGCCCCCTTTCAATCACACACATTGCCATTAAACTGAAGAATCCTTACAACTTGGCCTTTTAGAGAGTAACTTTACAAGTTAAGAGGCATGTCAAGGATTGCAGAAGGGAGGTAAAAATTCTGCTTATGTCTCAGACTTTCTTTTGATTACTTTATTCATTCTAGAATAACTTAATAATAAATAGTGGTTTAAATTAAAGACACTACAATCACATATTTCTGAATAATTAAAAAGCAATAGGAAATTCATTTCTGAATGCCATGCTGTGTGGTCTGTATTGAAATACTGGTAAATGACTGGCCGCACAAAGAAGTGGTCATCTTCACATTTCTGAAGTTCAAGTTAacgtatattttaaaaaatctccatttACTGGCCAAAGGTTTGGTCTTAAATTGTACTTTGTTTCCATGGAATATCTGGAAAATTCATAGGCCCTAATGTGTTAATGGAAACCTCAGAATTTTTCAAAGGTTTTTAAACAATTTGTTCATAGTTCTGAAAAtgaggaattttttaaatgatgtaagttgtgttttttttgagTGGCTGATTTAATTTCAGTGGCCTGGGCCAGATGTCATTTTTTACGATAGCGGCTTATCAAACGTGAGAGCTCTTCAAACCACTTTGCCGATTCATGTCCCTATTTTAAAACCGGAATGTGGCCCAGAGTCCTCCTGCGCGTCTTTGTGTTGCTGCTGAACCCAGCCAGGCTGATGCACAGAAAGGCGCTCCACTGCTTTTGTTTTGgcataaaaaacaagcaaaaaagaaaacttataaGAAGAAAACAAGACGGATGTTGGTAGTGGTTCTCACATACATTCCCTTTGAAGTGCAGTCGGAAGGCGGGCGGGTGGTCCGCTGCTCTGCCGCCCGGGCCCCCCGCCCCACGCCCTCCCCGGCCCCGGGGCGCCGCAGTGACGGACGCGGGTGTCAGACGGGCTCCGTTCTTGCAGGAGCACAGGTCTTCCCCAGGTCCATCTCCAGAAAGTCTTCGGGGATGTCCTGCAACACTTTTTTCCCTCGGGGACCCCCGGCCTTGCCCTCCCGGGCTCGGGGCCGGCAGCACAGTCCCTGCTTGCAGGGTCTCACAAGGGCGAGGCACACGGCGGCCACCAGCATCCCGGCCGCACAGGAGTAGAAGGCTCTGCTGTAGATCCTGCTCTGGTCCACCAGCAGACCTGCGGGGGCAGCAGATGTTAGCCACGCagacccccgccccgccccaggctCCCCCAAACTCGGCCACCTCGCGGGCTCTCTGCCTTCCTGGTTCTGTCTGACTGTTTTAAGGGAAAAAGAGCTTGGAAGGTAGGAGTGTTTTCTAGACGGGAGAGGAGACAGACACCCCCATCCAGCACCTGAGAGACTTCTGTCACTTGCTATGTTCTCTGTGGGCAGGTCTGTCCTGGTCAAGAATGTAAAACATGGGGTCAGGGAGATGCTcatctccttggaaagaaagctgacATCCTCTCCTGAGAGGAAGGAGCTCTGTGAACTTCACCCTGGTCCACCTCAGGTCACTGGGTAAGATGTGTAATCACGGTAACCCCAAGGACTTATTTCCGGTCCAAGGTATAAAacggggcttcccacgtggcgctagtggtaaagaacccgcctgccaatgcaggagacgtcagagacctggggttcgatccctgggtggggaagatcccctggaggaggaaatgacaacccactccagtattcttgcctggagaatcccatggacaaagaggagcctggcgggctacagtccatggggttgcaaagagtcagacacgactgagagacttagcacacaagaAATGAAACATACACATCCTTCCTGAAGGAAATGTTCCCAAGTGACCAGCGGGGTCTCCGCAGAGTGCTGCCTGGGGTTCAGTTCCCTAAAAGCCATCCCCCGAAGGGACGCTGGCTTACAGAAGCCCCTCAGTCCTGTCTTCCAAAAAGTCAGAGTGTGATGAGGTCAAAAATCCCTGTGTCCCCCGCCAAGCATCTCACAAGGCAACCCGGTAGCAAACGCCCAGGCGGCTCGGGCTGCAGACCCCAGTCCCTCCTGACCCGGGCGCCGATCCCGCCTCGGGCTGGGGGCTGACACACCCCGGGGTTCACGTCCTCACAGGAAGTCAAGAGCAGTGGCTCAGATACTGATCATCCTGACACCTCTAAAATGCTCTGCAAGTATCAATAGATGCTGCTTTTCATTCTACTTGAGTAGGAAGCTGGCATGATTCGTAACAGGACGGTACCCTTGAATGTGGACTCTCAGCCGTGACACAGGGGCAAGCACCTGTGAAACAGGAGCAGACTCAGACGGACCCATggtagggaggaggaggggctgggggcggggcagcCCGGGAGTCAGCAGGTGCAGACGCGCACTGACACGAGGTCCTGCTGCAGGGTACGGGGGCTGCAGTCAGAGCCCCGGGGTTAaaccaccatggaaaagaaaggggaAGCTTAGCCCACAAGGGTACTCCTTTCTGTAGCAGCTTACCTGCAAGGGGGGGTCCGGCCAGCCCCGAGATGCTCTGGAAGAAGACATAGACTCCGGCCGCCGACGACATCTTCTGGATGCCCACGACGTCGTCCTCGGCGAGCAGCGGGATGTGGGTGCCCGCCACGGTCCCGATCATGGCCCCCGAGAAGACGCTGCAGGCCATGAGGCCCCAGAAGCCCGCAGCGAAGGTGAAGGTGAACAGGGACAGAGTCAGCAGGATGACACAGATGAGCTCGATGTAGACCTTGCGGATGGGCTCCCGGTTGAGGACCAGCCCTGCCCCGATGCGGCCGAACACCTCGGCCACGGCCATGGCGCACAGCAGCAGGGCCGCGCGGTCGCGGTCCAAGCCAAGGCTGAGCCCCAGCGGGATGATGTACAGGGACGGGGCGAAGAAGCCCAGCGTCACGAAGAGCCCAAAGAGCGTGTAGCAGATGAAGCTCCTCTCTGTCAGCACAGAGAAGTCCAGCAGCGGGGCGCCGGGCTGGCCCCGGGCCTGCAGCTCGGCCTCGGGCTCCACCACGGCCGGGTGGCCAGGCACGTTCTTCGGTGAGGTAGTTAGCTCTACTCCTGAGTCGATGGAGTCGATGGAGGTGCGGGTTTTCTCGTTCTCCAGCATGTACTGCGCTTCCTTCCGGTGCTCGGGGGCGGGGGTCTTGGGGGTCCCTGGCGCGCCGACGATGACGATGGGTCTGAGCAGTGCGCCACAGACCACGAGGTTGAGTTGCAGGAGCCCCACGAACAGCATGCTGTACCTCCAGCCCACTGTCTCCTTCAGGGCTGTGATGGCTGCGGAGGGCAGGGgcgaaacagaaagaaaacccagGGTCAGAGGGACGCGGCCGGGGGAGAGCAGAGCAAAGACAGCCGTGCTGGGGGCCCGACGGAACAGTGGTGCCTCAGCTGGGACTCCTGCGGTGGCTCGGGGCAAAGattccgcctgccagtgcagggggcccgggctAGAGCCCTGCTCCAGGACGATCCCACACACCCAGGAATGACCGAAGGCCGTGCAAcacgactgctgagcccacgagctgcaactcaTTGAGGCTGAGCGCCTCGGGGCCCGCGCTCGGCAACCAGAAGCCACTGCAGGGAGCAGCCCTCACTCgacacaactggagaaaagccagtGGGgccgtgaagacccagcacagcaaaaaagaaaGCTGACCTGACATGCATTATCCCTGGGGGCCTTTAGGACTTGAGGAGGAGAAAGATGTATCAGGACAAGATGGAACAAACACTTTCAGCCCAGGCTTGCAGGGAGCTTCGGGGGTGCCTTCCTCTAAGCAGAGGCACAAGAAGTGAACGAAGCTTGTGACCCGCATCAGGGTGCACGGACAGCGACCTGCcggccagccccagccccagcccagcgtGGGTCATTGACCTCAACTGGAACACAGCTGGGAGCATTCTTCAGCGGCGTCTGAGCTGCTCCTGTGCCGTCACTGCAGAGGTGAGCGGATCTGACAAGGACTTGTGTCCGGGAAGCCTGAAATACTGACTCTCTGGCCTTTTCCAAACTGAACTTCTACCCTTTGAGCTGGATCCTTCTCCAGCCACTCCTCTGGCTCTCAACAGTAGCAGACGAGGGAGAGGACCAACTAAGAATCCGAAAGCTCACAGGATTATCCTGGAATTAACACAGTTACTGCGTGACCGCGGTATAGGCTTGTCAGTAGCTGTGTTGATGCTGTCCTCCGCTTTCTAGCCTGTGGGATGCCCTAACTACCTTCCTGCCAGCCTAGAGGCGTCCTGGAGGCCAGGGCGGGACCCTGGCATGGGGAGGCGGGGTCGGGCCGAAGGAGGCTTCAAGCTCCCCAGTGACGCGAGAATAAACAGGCCCGACAAGATTCCAAGTATCTTTGTCATCATCCCAGGAAGGTGAAATGACGTTCCTGAGAACTACGTTTGAGTCTCACTCCGTGAGAGCTGACAGTCAGGTTTAAGAGATGCGGTAACCTGGTTAGTAAAAGATGGGCCTGGTGAGACAGCCCCGTCTTCTGGGCCCGGGGCTCCGTTTACTTCTTCAGCACTTCTTTGCTCCCGCCGCTATTTCCCCCGTTAAAATGGAAAACTCAGAATTGTGAACTCTTTCGGGCTTGGGTATTTCCAAGTGCGTTTGACCCTCTTCTGGCAACAACTggtctccttttctccctctcacCTTCCTTGGTGCCTACCGGCCAGGTGCCAGGGATGAGCTAGGGAGTAAAGCCGGACCCAGATGAAGTTTCCACCTTCAGGGGGTTCGCAGGCCACTGACTGTCCTTCATGAAACATTTCAAACCAACAGAAAAGTGCAAAGACTGACACCCATATGCCTGCCATCACCGAAATTCAACAGTGAACAGTTTTCTGTCTGCATATTTATAGCCACGCATACATTGATTCTTCTGAACTATTTGGGAAGCTTCAGACATGACGCGTCACCCTGAAACGCCGCATCTCCTTTCAACTCCACTGCCGTTCACTGACACACTCACTGAAGAAGGCAGGTTCCTTTGAACTCCACTGCCGCTCACTGACACACTCACTGAAGAAGGCAGGTTCCTTTGAACTCCACTGCCGTTCACTGACACACTCACTGAGGAAGGCAGGTGAGAGCTGAGTCCAGCTCTCCAAGGTGACTTCTCTCCATTGGTTAGTGAGAGTCACGAGTGCACAGTCTAGACAGGGAAATACGCCAGGGATGAAAGTCTCCCCGTGAGATCATCCACATAGCTCATGAGCCTGACTTTACCAGCACAATTTAAATCTGCACAGAATATGGCTCTTTTGACCAATGAGAGAGATAGAATAGTACAAGCAGTGCCCGGATCTATTTAGGAATGGGTGGTTCAAGCTTCCTCGCTGAATATATGCTGCGTACCTTTCtacggggttgcaaggagttggacacaacagggcgaccgagcacacacacgcgtgcacacacacaccccacttcCTACTTATGTGAACTTGGATGAGTATTAAAATGTTTGAACTCCTACAACGGGGGTAAAGGAGGATAGATCCTGAAAAGCTGCCGGACTGGAGAAGACACTTAGCCTGTCCTTCTGAGAGAAGACACTTAGCCTGTCCTTCTGCACCATCTAGAGCACCATAAAGGGCCAGCTCACACGAACACGCACGCTCTGGTCGTCCGCTTACCTGGTGCAAAAGCAAACATGGCGAAGCATTCTCCCGTAGAAGCAACCGCCGTGACCACGGAGCGTCTCCTGTCGAAGTACTGTGACAGGATGGTGACCGTCGGCAGAAAGCTGAAGCAGAACCCCAGGCCTGTGACGGACACCAGCGAGACAGTGAGAACCACGCGCCGGCTGACGCCCGAAGGGTGCGTTCAGAGAGCTGGGGTTTGGGCGCTTATTTTAGAAACAATTACATTCAGGGAGCCCAGAAATTCATTCTGGAGCAAAGCAGGTTTCATCAGAGGTCTGGAAAAACTGTAAGAGCTGTTTTGGGAAGCTtgttgtaggggaaaaaaaaaaagggaacataAAAATCTGTTtcgtggaatttttttttcctacttttctgCAGTTTTTTCCCCAGATTTATATAATTCACAGTGCACAGAACCCTTATCAAATATAGTTTTTACATAAGACTTCTATTTGGAAATAAATGAGTTTTTGTATGTGCAGAAATATATGGGAAAAAGTCTGCAAATCTTCactatgtacacacatatatagtataGTTATATATAATCTGAGTAATGTACGGACTccattgaaagggaaaaaatttcTGCGTATACATGCATGTATTTAGTTATATAGAgagaattatgtgtgtgtgtgtgttcagtcactcagtccaactctttttgaccccttgaactgtagcctgccaggcgcctctgtccgtgggatttcccaggcaagaatactggagcaggttgccat from Bos mutus isolate GX-2022 chromosome 19, NWIPB_WYAK_1.1, whole genome shotgun sequence encodes:
- the SLC16A6 gene encoding monocarboxylate transporter 7 isoform X1, whose translation is MSHKKSQLCCRANVYTQVPDGGWGWVVAVSFFFVEVFTYGIIKSFGVFFNDLMDSFNESNSRISWIISICVFVLTFTAPLSTVLSSRFGHRLVVMLGGLLVSAGMVTAAFSQKVYHMYIAIGIVSGLGFCFSFLPTVTILSQYFDRRRSVVTAVASTGECFAMFAFAPAITALKETVGWRYSMLFVGLLQLNLVVCGALLRPIVIVGAPGTPKTPAPEHRKEAQYMLENEKTRTSIDSIDSGVELTTSPKNVPGHPAVVEPEAELQARGQPGAPLLDFSVLTERSFICYTLFGLFVTLGFFAPSLYIIPLGLSLGLDRDRAALLLCAMAVAEVFGRIGAGLVLNREPIRKVYIELICVILLTLSLFTFTFAAGFWGLMACSVFSGAMIGTVAGTHIPLLAEDDVVGIQKMSSAAGVYVFFQSISGLAGPPLAGLLVDQSRIYSRAFYSCAAGMLVAAVCLALVRPCKQGLCCRPRAREGKAGGPRGKKVLQDIPEDFLEMDLGKTCAPARTEPV
- the SLC16A6 gene encoding monocarboxylate transporter 7 isoform X2, translated to MSHKKSQLCCRANVYTQVPDGGWGWVVAVSFFFVEVFTYGIIKSFGVFFNDLMDSFNESNSRISWIISICVFVLTFTGLGFCFSFLPTVTILSQYFDRRRSVVTAVASTGECFAMFAFAPAITALKETVGWRYSMLFVGLLQLNLVVCGALLRPIVIVGAPGTPKTPAPEHRKEAQYMLENEKTRTSIDSIDSGVELTTSPKNVPGHPAVVEPEAELQARGQPGAPLLDFSVLTERSFICYTLFGLFVTLGFFAPSLYIIPLGLSLGLDRDRAALLLCAMAVAEVFGRIGAGLVLNREPIRKVYIELICVILLTLSLFTFTFAAGFWGLMACSVFSGAMIGTVAGTHIPLLAEDDVVGIQKMSSAAGVYVFFQSISGLAGPPLAGLLVDQSRIYSRAFYSCAAGMLVAAVCLALVRPCKQGLCCRPRAREGKAGGPRGKKVLQDIPEDFLEMDLGKTCAPARTEPV